The sequence GACGTGAACATCGCCTTTGCCAACGAATTGTCGGTTATCTCTGACAAGCTGGGTATTGACGTATGGGAATTGATCTCCCTTGCAAACCGTCACCCACGTGTGAACATTCTCCAGCCTGGTCCAGGCGTAGGCGGTCACTGCATTGCAGTTGATCCATGGTTCATCGTTTCGGCGGCTCCTGAAGAATCCAAGTTGATCCGCATGGCTCGCAACACCAACGATGCCAAGCCAAACTGGGTTATCGACAAGGTTGTAGAAGCTACCAAGGCTCCTTCGTTCAACGGTAAGGTTGCCGTTCTCGGTTTGGCTTTCAAGGCCAACATCGATGACATGCGTGAATCGCCATCGATCGCTATTGCCCGTAAGCTGGCTGAGAGCAACCCAAGCATTGAATTCTTGGCAGTCGAGCCACATGTTGACGCATTGCCTAAGAATCTTGCAGGCATCGACAACCTGAAGCTCGTATCCACAGAGGAAGGTCTAGAGTCGGCAAGCGTAATCACTTTGCTGGTCGACCACGATCAGTTCAAGGCTGTACCAGCTACCGCGCTGGCCGGTAAGGAAGTCATCGACACCCGCGGTCTCTGGCGTTAATTTCCGAGCTGACAAGGTTTATGTCTATGAAGAAGATCATGCCAATCTATGGCACTCGTCCCGAGGCCATCAAGGTTGCGCCGATCGTCAAGGCTTTGAAAGAAGCTGACGAGTTTGAGTGCGTAGTTGTTGTTACTGGACAACACCGCGAAATGCTGGATCAGGTCAACGAACTCTTTGGCATTACGCCGGACTATGACTTGGACGTTATCCAGCCTCGCCAGACTCTGAACGGTCTGCTCACCAAGACCATCGCTGGGTTGGATGAGATTTTTGAGAAGGAAAAGCCGGATGCAGTCGTCGTCCAGGGCGACACCACGACCTCGACTGCTGGCGCTATTGCTGCATTCTACCGTGGTATCCCAGTGGTTCACGCGGAAGCCGGACTTCGCAGCTACGACATCTTCTCTCCGTTCCCGGAGGAAGCCAACCGTAAGCTGACCAGTCAGATTGCTAGCCTGCACCTTGCGCCAACTTGGTTGAGCAAGCGAAATCTCGAGCGCGAAACGTTCAAGAGCAGTGACATCGTCATCACCGGCAACTCCGTGATTGATGCGCTGTTGACGGTTGTCGAAAAGAAGGTTCCTTTCTCGGACGCCAAGCTGGAAGAACTTGTTTCTTCGGGGAAGCGAATCGTTCTGGTTACGACTCACCGTCGCGAAAACCAGGGTGAACCTATGCGCGGCATCGGCCGTGCACTAGCGAAGCTGTCCAAGGCTGAGCCCGACGTTGAATTCATCTTGCCGTTGCACCGCAACCCTGCTGTTCGCGAAGCCTTGCTTCCGGAGATTGACGGACTGTCGAACGTAACGCTTACCGAGCCATTGGCTTACGGCGAATTCACTCGTATCATCGATGCATCCAGCGTTGTGTTGACTGACTCCGGTGGAGTGCAGGAAGAGGCGCCAAGCCTTGGCAAGCCGGTTCTCGTGATGCGTCTGAACACCGAGCGTCCTGAAGCTGTGACTGCTGGTACCGTACGACTGATCGGCACCGATGAGAAGCGCATTTTCGATTCGGTAACCGAGCTCTTGCATGATGAAGCTGCTTACAACGAGATGGCTAACGCTGTTAACCCTTACGGTGACGGCAAAGCCTCCGAGCGTACCGTGGCTG comes from Glutamicibacter arilaitensis Re117 and encodes:
- the wecB gene encoding non-hydrolyzing UDP-N-acetylglucosamine 2-epimerase, which encodes MKKIMPIYGTRPEAIKVAPIVKALKEADEFECVVVVTGQHREMLDQVNELFGITPDYDLDVIQPRQTLNGLLTKTIAGLDEIFEKEKPDAVVVQGDTTTSTAGAIAAFYRGIPVVHAEAGLRSYDIFSPFPEEANRKLTSQIASLHLAPTWLSKRNLERETFKSSDIVITGNSVIDALLTVVEKKVPFSDAKLEELVSSGKRIVLVTTHRRENQGEPMRGIGRALAKLSKAEPDVEFILPLHRNPAVREALLPEIDGLSNVTLTEPLAYGEFTRIIDASSVVLTDSGGVQEEAPSLGKPVLVMRLNTERPEAVTAGTVRLIGTDEKRIFDSVTELLHDEAAYNEMANAVNPYGDGKASERTVAAIAELLGVGSRIEEFDSKLSDPEDMMRATSI